ATGATGAAGAGCTTAATTAAAATATTAGTATTAGCAGTTATTTTAGTGGCCGTATCATGTAAAAAGGATACCGCACCAAACTACCAATTCATGCCAAATATGTATGAATCTGCTGGTTACGAAACCTATGGAGAAGCCGCATTTAAAGATGGCGTTGAAGCACAATTACCTGCCGAGGGATCTATAGCAAGAGGTTTTATTCCTTTTGATATTGAAAACTCTACAGAGGGATACATGTTAGCAAAAGAAACTTTAAAAAGCCCATTAGATTCTACCAGCGTAGATTTAGAAAGAGGTAAAGCATTATACGATATCTACTGTGGAATTTGTCATGGAGGTAAAGGAGACGGACAAGGAAACTTAGTGAAACGCGAAAAAATCCTTGGTATTCCTAGTTATGATGATGCAGGAAGAGCTATAAATGAAGGCAGTATTTACCATACTATTTATTATGGAAAAAATGCTATGGGTTCGTATGCTAACCAATTGAAAGAAGAAGAACGTTGGCAAGTAGTTTCGTATGTACTGGAATTAAAGGCTAATTTAGAAAAGTAAGATAGACAAGATTATTATAGATATGTATACATTTTCAAATAAATTAAAGACATTTTCTTTCATTCTAATGATATTAGGAGCATTAGGTGTAGGATATGGTTTTATGACATCTCATAAATCTTTTGAAGAAGTTGAAACCTTACTTGCAGAAGAATCTCATCACGGTGGGGGTCATGCAGTAGAAGCTTCCCATGAAACACCAAGTCATGATGCACATGCCACTGAAAATGCGCATGGAGAAGAAGCACATGCAGAAGTTGACGCACACAAAGAACACATTGAGCATGTTCAGCATCAAATAGCTAACAGACCGTGGTCTGCACTATATGTAGCTGCATTTTTCTTTATGATGATTGCCTTAGGGATTCTAGCTTTTTATGCGATTCAAATTGCATCCCAAGCAGGATGGTCTCCAGTACTATTTAGAGTGATGGAAGGTATTACAGCTTATGTATTGCCTGGTGCTTTAATAGTTTTAGGTATCGCTGTAGCATCTGGGACTATTGGTCATTACAATTTATTTGTTTGGATGGATCCAGAAGTAGTAGCTCACGATAAATTAATCCAAGGTAAATCGGGATGGTTAAATATAGGATGGTTTACATTTAGAGGTTTGGTATTTATTGCCGGTTGGAGTTTATACCGTCATTTTGCCCGTAAATTTTCTATTGCTCAAGATACGGCGGAAGATAATAGTAACTTTAAAAAGTCTTTTAGAATTGCAGCAGGGTTCTTAGTATTCTTTATTTATACAGAATCTATGATGTCTTGGGATTGGATTATGAGTGTAGATCCACACTGGTTCTCAACCTTATTTGGATGGTATGTATTTGCTAGTATGTTTGTAAGTGGTATTACTGTTTTAGCGTTAATTACTATTTACTTAAAATCTAGAAATTATTTGGAGTTTGTCAATGAAAATCATTTGCATGATGTTGCTAAATTCATGTTTGCTTTCAGTATTTTCTGGACTTACTTATGGTTCTCACAATTTATGCTTATTTGGTATTCAAACATTCCAGAAGAGGTCACTTATTTTATATCACGTTTTAACGATTACAAATTACCATTCTTAGGTATGGTGGTTATGAACTTTGTATTCCCAATTTTAATGTTGATGAATGCAGACTATAAACGTATTCCTTGGTTTGTTGTTATGGCAGGTCTTGTAATATTGGCAGGTCATTATATAGATATTTTCAATATGATAATGCCAGCTACAGTAGGAGACCGATGGTTTATTGGTATTCCTGAAATTAGTTCGATAGTGCTTTTTGCTGGATTATTCATATTTGTAGTATTTACAGCTTTAACAAAGGCACCATTACTTGTAAAAGGATATCCTTTTAGAAAAGAAAGTGAAGATTTTCATTATTAATTAAGATACATATAAAGACGAACGATAACAATGACTGCTTTATTAACAATTATAGTTTTAGTATTTATTTTAGTTGCCATTTGGCAAATGGTAAAGATTTTCGATTTGGCGCAAGCTAAAAGCGAAAACTCTCAAATTGCCAACGACAAGGATAATACAATCAATGGATACTTAATGATGGGCTTCTTAGCGTTCATTTATATAATTACCATTGTGTGTTTTGCAAAATGGGGTGATTTGCCTTTAATGTCTAACTCGGCATCAGAGCATGGTCCAACCATAGATAACTTAATGATTATCTCCATGGTTATCATTTTCTTTGTGCAAACAATAACACAATTCCTATTACATTACTTTGCTTTTAAATATAAAGGTGAAAAGGGTAAGAAAGCCTTGTTTTTTGCAGATAATAATAAGTTA
This genomic window from Mariniflexile sp. TRM1-10 contains:
- a CDS encoding c-type cytochrome, encoding MKSLIKILVLAVILVAVSCKKDTAPNYQFMPNMYESAGYETYGEAAFKDGVEAQLPAEGSIARGFIPFDIENSTEGYMLAKETLKSPLDSTSVDLERGKALYDIYCGICHGGKGDGQGNLVKREKILGIPSYDDAGRAINEGSIYHTIYYGKNAMGSYANQLKEEERWQVVSYVLELKANLEK
- a CDS encoding quinol:cytochrome C oxidoreductase, producing MYTFSNKLKTFSFILMILGALGVGYGFMTSHKSFEEVETLLAEESHHGGGHAVEASHETPSHDAHATENAHGEEAHAEVDAHKEHIEHVQHQIANRPWSALYVAAFFFMMIALGILAFYAIQIASQAGWSPVLFRVMEGITAYVLPGALIVLGIAVASGTIGHYNLFVWMDPEVVAHDKLIQGKSGWLNIGWFTFRGLVFIAGWSLYRHFARKFSIAQDTAEDNSNFKKSFRIAAGFLVFFIYTESMMSWDWIMSVDPHWFSTLFGWYVFASMFVSGITVLALITIYLKSRNYLEFVNENHLHDVAKFMFAFSIFWTYLWFSQFMLIWYSNIPEEVTYFISRFNDYKLPFLGMVVMNFVFPILMLMNADYKRIPWFVVMAGLVILAGHYIDIFNMIMPATVGDRWFIGIPEISSIVLFAGLFIFVVFTALTKAPLLVKGYPFRKESEDFHY